The following coding sequences lie in one Treponema socranskii subsp. buccale genomic window:
- a CDS encoding CPBP family intramembrane glutamic endopeptidase, producing MDISIKFRRNLIFAASLCFFVIPPLFAGAASARAFSAWTFPVKPLLYALFAFVLVRFSFPPSAPIKGDAFRFVRIGWTLATFGALCVIASVIEIIVRLSGGKGNLEPALPSSIAETLFCIVNFACASFYEEALYRLYLPESIRAILEDLLPKRINKSENENTLQKKNAANEHGSRNIFLISEISAVSLFALSHRYLGLPAVANAFFAGIVLRICCKKSKTLWTNTVSHFAYNMLSLVLFALIR from the coding sequence ATGGACATATCGATAAAATTCCGGCGAAACCTGATCTTTGCCGCATCTTTATGTTTTTTTGTCATTCCCCCGCTCTTTGCCGGTGCGGCATCCGCCCGGGCCTTTTCGGCGTGGACATTTCCCGTAAAACCGCTGCTCTATGCACTCTTTGCATTTGTGCTCGTCCGTTTTTCCTTTCCGCCTTCCGCACCTATAAAAGGCGATGCATTCCGTTTCGTTCGAATAGGCTGGACGCTGGCAACTTTCGGCGCCCTGTGCGTCATCGCTTCCGTTATAGAAATTATCGTCCGCCTTTCCGGAGGCAAAGGAAACCTCGAACCCGCCCTTCCTTCGTCGATCGCCGAAACGCTTTTTTGCATCGTCAATTTTGCGTGCGCATCGTTTTACGAAGAAGCGCTCTACCGTCTCTATCTTCCGGAAAGCATCCGTGCGATTTTGGAAGACCTTTTGCCGAAACGAATAAACAAATCGGAAAATGAAAACACCTTGCAGAAAAAAAATGCGGCAAACGAACACGGATCTCGCAATATTTTTTTGATTTCTGAAATAAGTGCCGTTTCTCTTTTTGCGCTTTCTCACCGCTATTTAGGCTTACCCGCAGTTGCAAACGCGTTTTTTGCGGGAATCGTACTGCGCATTTGCTGCAAAAAGAGCAAAACCTTGTGGACAAATACCGTCTCTCATTTCGCATACAATATGCTGTCCCTCGTTTTATTCGCACTCATACGGTAG
- the wbaP gene encoding undecaprenyl-phosphate galactose phosphotransferase WbaP, with protein MTIDEFLHYYKRNFHRTSSFFAGFILMLVDAAALMLSIGTSFFIINAINNAFINFRSFVTYSVYLPLILIVFYAAGLYPGIMISPVEEIKRFGICTFFSFIGIAISIFVDTDAQSIAVAVALMLAVPIATVFLPIARQTARFAFGRYRWWGLPAVIYCTGSSGDAVINRMIERTDLGYKPAVIINSGSIAANLYSGIPVFPPSEELLRLIKTFKIKAAILCDYDETDVSDIMQTYRYTITVSKHQTRSVSGSPQIKDIGGIVGFASTHNLTKKTNLFAKRVIDLSLIVLSFPIVLPVCAVVSLIIKLTSPGPVFYGHVRVGKNGKSIKCWKFRSMCRDADKKLDEILAHNPEMQKQWERDRKLVDDPRVTAVGKFIRKTSIDELPQFLNILTGEMSFIGPRPVTQDELIKYGEQADYILSVTPGLSGMWQTSGRSDTEYEERITLDTYYIQNWSIWLDIWLIIKTVWVVFKRKGAY; from the coding sequence ATGACGATAGACGAATTCCTGCATTACTACAAGCGAAATTTTCACCGTACAAGCTCATTTTTCGCAGGTTTTATTTTAATGCTCGTCGATGCGGCAGCCCTTATGCTCAGCATCGGAACGAGTTTTTTTATCATCAATGCCATAAACAATGCGTTTATTAATTTCCGTTCTTTTGTCACGTACAGCGTCTATTTACCGCTCATACTCATCGTGTTTTATGCGGCGGGTCTGTATCCGGGCATTATGATTTCTCCCGTCGAAGAAATAAAGCGATTCGGTATCTGTACCTTTTTCAGCTTTATCGGCATCGCCATAAGCATTTTTGTCGATACGGATGCGCAAAGCATCGCGGTCGCCGTCGCGCTCATGCTTGCGGTTCCGATTGCGACCGTTTTTTTACCGATTGCGCGACAAACGGCCCGCTTTGCATTCGGCCGGTATCGATGGTGGGGATTGCCCGCCGTCATCTATTGTACGGGTTCAAGCGGAGATGCGGTTATAAACCGGATGATCGAGCGGACGGATTTGGGGTATAAACCCGCCGTCATCATAAACAGCGGCAGCATAGCGGCAAACCTTTACAGCGGTATTCCCGTATTTCCTCCGAGCGAAGAACTGCTTCGACTCATCAAAACTTTCAAAATAAAAGCTGCGATTTTATGCGATTACGATGAAACCGACGTATCGGATATTATGCAAACCTATCGATACACGATCACCGTTTCCAAGCATCAAACGAGATCCGTATCGGGTTCTCCTCAGATAAAAGACATCGGCGGTATCGTCGGCTTCGCATCGACGCACAATCTCACAAAAAAAACGAATCTTTTTGCAAAGCGCGTCATCGACCTCTCGCTCATCGTTCTTTCGTTTCCGATCGTTTTGCCCGTCTGCGCCGTCGTTTCGCTTATAATCAAGCTTACGTCTCCCGGCCCCGTCTTTTACGGGCACGTGCGTGTCGGAAAAAACGGCAAATCGATTAAATGCTGGAAATTCCGCTCCATGTGCCGAGATGCGGATAAAAAGCTCGACGAGATTCTCGCGCATAATCCCGAAATGCAAAAACAATGGGAGCGGGATCGAAAACTGGTCGACGATCCGCGTGTAACGGCGGTCGGAAAGTTTATCAGAAAAACGAGTATCGACGAACTGCCTCAGTTTTTGAATATCCTTACAGGCGAGATGAGCTTTATCGGCCCGCGTCCCGTTACCCAGGACGAACTTATCAAATACGGAGAGCAGGCGGACTATATCCTTTCGGTAACGCCCGGACTTTCGGGTATGTGGCAGACGTCGGGCAGAAGCGATACGGAATACGAAGAGCGCATTACGCTCGACACGTACTATATTCAAAACTGGTCGATATGGCTGGATATATGGCTCATCATTAAAACCGTGTGGGTCGTATTCAAGAGAAAAGGCGCCTATTGA